The following DNA comes from Cucumis sativus cultivar 9930 chromosome 7, Cucumber_9930_V3, whole genome shotgun sequence.
tgaaattaataataatatgtcaaGAAATGTCATAAACGAGTCCAAGATTAAGAGCCCTTTTAACCCAGAAGATAGTCAGTTGCtgacatttaaaattaaaataggaaaCAAAGCACCTGCACAAGAGCAGCCCCAGCTAAAGCTGTTATCACTCCACCAATATTTAGAGCCTGTCAAATAGATTGAAGTATCTTAACAActaacaaataattcaaacaggaataaatttggaaattaaGGTAAGTAAACCATGAAATGGTAATAAAAACTACCTTTAACATCAAAAGTAATAAAGGTGGAGCATACAGAAGAATGTTCATCTTTATAGAAACCGCAAAACTACataaatagataattaaacaGTTAAAATCGGTAACATAAAAACTAAGATGAAACAACGTAGATATTGATACCTGAAGATGATTAATCCAAGGTTCCACCTTCGTAAAAGAAATAAGGCCAATGCAGCATGGAGAAGAGTCATGGCAAAGCAGTCATTGAATAGACGGAGCATAAAGATGGAGTGCACTCGtttggagagggagagtaaGCAAAAAGACCAGAACGGAAGCTGGAAGACAGTCAATTTGAAaggatttgaaaatattaaaaaaatagcaaagaCGTTCTACATCTCCAACCCAAACAAGCAGGCCAAGATGAAGAGGGAGTAAAGATTCCAACGGCAAGGCAAAGGCCAGTGTTGAATGATTTTACAAGGCAAAGGCCACCTGACCTTACAACATTTGAGTATCAAGAAAACtagtagaaaattaattcctagATAGGTGGCCATCATGGATTGAACccatgacctcttagttagttattgagatTATATCTCCCTTTTTGCCACTAGATCAACCCATGATGGGCTACAAAAATCCAGTTTTAACCACAAAGCACATGGGAGAATGTCTTTTGTCATCAGAAAATACTCTAAACAACATCCGGATTAgtgcaaaaaagaaacatataataaaGCTAATACTAAGTATTTGACAAGAAACCGTAAAATACCCTTATCACTGTCAATAAAGCTAAAGAAACGGTTGATCAAGCAAGACCATGTAGCAAATTGGCATGGAACAACTTCAAATGAGATTAAACTACTTGTTTGCCATCTAAAATTACTACTTGGACATATGCTACTACTTTCTTCTCACAATTAGTGTTAGCCTCAGATAAGGTCGAGGCTGTAACAACTAATGAGTTGCCCACTGAGTTGTATTAAGGAACGTAGTTTATATTCTGcatcataaaagaaatagaacaagaaaaagaaaggaagataAATGCTTACCGCATCGGTCTTTGCATAGATGAATAAAACAATTCCCAGATTTATAATGTACAAGACACCAAAAAGAATCTGcaataatagaagtttattacAACTTGGAACAAGAACAGTATTCTCTGAGTACATATGGCAGAAGTGAAGATGCTGAGATTTGAGAGCAGCCTCACCAGCAAAGAAAAGGTGCAACAACttatttcaaaaacattttaaaaagattattacattttttttagaacaaaaagtAGTGAAGAAGTGTTTGAAATACTTTCTGTAAAATTATCTGTTGTATCTGCATTGCCAACATATCGAACAAGTTATTAAAAGACCATTTTGGTTTGTAGTAATATCAATTCAGCACCTAGTTCATTAATGGATATGTTAGAATATATGTATCCTCTATTTAATACTCTAATGAATAAATGTATGTCTTCGCTctagtgtttttttcttgcCTACGACTACAGTTGTACATTGGAAAATGGCAGTAATGCTCTTGGATGGTAACCTCGACTGATCCCTCTCTGCATGTGAGAGAGTATGGTATTTTTTTACATAGTATCATTAATCTTCCCAAGTCATAAACTATAGTTCTTACaaacaacttttgaaaagaaacaaaatatcagTTTCTCTTTCCCCAAATTTAATTGACAGTTCCATGATCTCTATAAGTGCAAACTATTACCTGTGCTGGATATACCTCTCCTCCAGTGACATACTGTATGGCagaataaatatacaaaaaccCAGCTGGATAAACTAGAGGTCCAGTGTCTCCTTGCAAATTGCTGTAATCCCTCTCCCCTCCCAAAAATCCACTTACCTGCTTGAAAATAATACCATGATGTAAAACCCATTAAACCCTCCCAGAGAGAGAGTGGTAAGGCCATATTGAAACTAATAGTACAAGATCAAACAAACAGCCATTAATGTCCAAGAAATCCTTGACTTGTAGCAAAGTGATGGCATAATTCTCAAACACTTAATCTTAATCTGTAACTTAAACATCTTTTGCTATAATCACAATCAGTAATTTCATAGTTATTGCTAACTATCTCAGGAATTGGAGTCGATCAAAATATCTACTACCAGAAAGACGACTTACTTGTGACATGTAAGCGTCCCAATCAATTTTAGTATCTGGAACCAAACAATCAATGGCGTCAAAAGAGCATATcgaaaattcattttaaagaaCAGAAATGAAAAGGAATTCGATCTCACAGGGGACAAATGCAATGATGAGGGCGACGAGGATGGCATCAGCCAGTAACAAAAATAACGAAAATACAAGCTTTGGATTTCGACAATATCTGTAGCTGGAAATGGCTGATTTCCTCGGAGGCTTCGCCGATTTGGTAGCCATGGCGCTCCCCGTCGTCCAATGCCCTCCGTCCACTGAGCTGGGATTCCGTTGACTGAGACGGCGCTGGTCCGAGAAAGCAGGCCGATGGAAATCGCCATTTTTTGATGGGCTGCAAATTGGGCTTTTTACCCAACGTAAGTTTTACATCCAAATCGCATTTGTTTTGAGCCCTAACCCTAATTCAACCACTTTGTGATCATAATTTTGATCTATTCTCAATAGaaagtgaaaacaaaaataaataaatgactataaatttaatagtagaaaaagttaaaaggttttttttttttttttttttgtcattttcatggTTAGAATTTAGTCTCTATCATTATATACGATAATCGGGAGTgatttgataaacttttcatatgcCTTATAtcgaaaatcaaaatttaattataaattattatattcaaaCCTGCTCAAGAAtaccaaatttattaaaattaaactataagtaaataaatattctaaattgACGTGTATCAATTGGATATTTTTGTAACGGTTCATTCTACTTCATAAATTcggttaaaattttaaaagacaaaTCAAATGTAATCTTTACAGACAATTAAATAGTAGAAATATTGTTCTAATTCAAAAATAACGATATAGTGATTTAGATGGTACTTCCAATTTTATCAACTTTTCTAATCTAGTGTTTGTGTTTTACATgtttaaagttgaattttttatttatttgatctatccatatacaaaaattaaaatttgtatttaaatattgaaaaatcaatagaGACATAATTCAATCAATTAGTGATGTCGATAAAATTGACGCGACCAAATTAAGCAAATAATATAaacctttttaaataaagagtAGACATTGTTTATATGTATTTCACTTTATTCTATAGATAAACAAGTTTCAAATATAGAGTTCTCAACATAAAACATTTGTCAAATCCAAAGATTAAGACACCTATACTTCacttcataatatatatatatatatattggcaTAGATGATATTgatgtaaataagaaaactatttaaatataataatcaacATGAACGTCTCTCAAACTAAGTTATAGTTCTTATACGTATTCATATTAGTTTGAAGAACaatgaattataatttgatatgttttagGTGTATCTGTATAGAAAATGTTGGAGATATCgatttttttgtctttcatGTACTATTACTCTGACTTACAATAATTATCAACTCAACttatcaacaataattaacaataaagtAAACATAATTCGACTAACATAGagtttgtattatatattatcaCACAAACATGAAATTACGTCACTTCTGATGtcaaatgaaaagattaaagaGAGAAGGTAGAAGGGGTGAATAATTGGAGTACATATATCCTTTTGAGATATCTTAACCCCTAAGCTAAGGTAGGGTGTCCAAAGTGGTGTAGATAAACATTGGAATTAGCGGTCCATGACAgtccaaaaaatatatagactAATTATCAATCTATATTATCTTCATATACTAATTtatcaactttattttatgtgaTAGACACATGTTGCTACCAAAACTAATTATGATGTCCTTCatagatatcaaatttatatatgatagACACATGTTTCTACccaaatatatgtaaatacaGTTTGGTCTTTACATCTTAAttctttgtttagttttattcCATGAACTGTATCCATTGTTCATAATAGTATTTGTTTTAAGGTTAGAAATATGGGATGTGTTCGGCATCTAAACAACAAAGTTTAGGAACCCAACTTATCTTTTTTATGAAGTTTATAGACAATCGATATTACTTTTGCTGATTATTGTCAGTCGATCATTagatgtcatttttttttttttgtaattttatgacaaattttttatcatcGATGGTAATGAGTTTTCaccttaagaaaattaatagaagataaaaacattttttataggTGATTTGAAATGCGTccctaatttaattataataatattttaaatacatttttttattattctatttttcttcttttgtgttttttaaataataactactactagattaatttttttaattatatatcttctttgtttaaaataattactttcttcaatttaggaggatttgtttattttgttctgttttgtttAGATGAAAATTGATGATGTACGCGATCCAAGTATTAGTTAAATCTATTGCTAATAGAGTAAAAAGTGTAAATATACTTCACATTACGTGaggaataatatttaatttaacttttcaaagatTAAtcgtattaaaaaataactttttttaaaacacactttttaaatatatcaaaattttataaaaagtttaaataaaaagtaacatgtttttttctaattcatttgtcttcaattttctttattttttattaaggaatcaatttcaaatttattgaaggtatatgtatatatttttaaatacaagaagtaacaaaatattattttaagt
Coding sequences within:
- the LOC101211394 gene encoding dol-P-Man:Man(5)GlcNAc(2)-PP-Dol alpha-1,3-mannosyltransferase, which gives rise to MATKSAKPPRKSAISSYRYCRNPKLVFSLFLLLADAILVALIIAFVPYTKIDWDAYMSQVSGFLGGERDYSNLQGDTGPLVYPAGFLYIYSAIQYVTGGEVYPAQILFGVLYIINLGIVLFIYAKTDALPFWSFCLLSLSKRVHSIFMLRLFNDCFAMTLLHAALALFLLRRWNLGLIIFSFAVSIKMNILLYAPPLLLLMLKALNIGGVITALAGAALVQILLALPFIVSHPFAYVSRAFNLGRVFIHFWSVNFKFVPEPIFVSKQFAALLLITHLILLAVFAHYKWCKHEGGIFKFIHSQFLSIKLRLALVSSFPKPTSKNDKPSFKLLTEEHVVTTMFVGNFIGILCARSLHYQFYSWYFFSIPYLLWRTSFPTLLRLLVFAGIEFCWNVYPSNMYSSILLLSLHLLLLWGLWSGPAEYPYVRSEALDRKQK